The genomic window CACCGAGCAGTTCACCGGTATGAAGGGCCGGCTCGTGAGCCGTGATGATGCGCTGACCGGCTGTGAGCGTATACTGAATGATGAGTTCACAGAATATCCGGAAAATGCCCTCTACATGATCGGATCCGTGGATGAGGCAAATGAAAAGACGAGATCGGTAAAAACTTCCGGGAAGAGTGTTCCTTCTCCTGAATAAAGGAACCTGCCCGGAGATCTTTTCCCCCGGACGGAAAGGAGGAGCCCATGAAGCAGACTGTAATGACCATGAAAATTCTTCTTCCATTCCAGGTTTTCGAAGAAAGAACCGATGTGACGAATATCGTGGCGGAGACAAGCGCGGGTTCCTTCGGTATTCTTCCCCGGCGACTCGACTGTGTCGCCTCTATCGTGCCTGGCATTCTGATCTACGAGACGGCGGGAGGAGAGGAGAAATATGCTGCCCTTGACGAAGGTGTTCTGGTGAAGACCGGGCTTGAGGTTTTTCTCTCAGTCCGGAGGGCTCACGGAGGAGACAATCTCGAAGCCCTTCAGCGTTCTGTAGAGGAGGAGTTTCTCGATATGGATGAAAGTGAGAAGAGCGTGCGGAGGGTCCTTGCCCGACTGGAAACGGGCATCATCCGCAAGTTCGTGACACTGAGCAATGAATGAATCCAAGCCCGGGAAAAAGACCGGAATGGAAGAGGACTTTGCCCGGCAGGTAGGGGAAAAGGCCCGGCGCAAACTCCATGCCCGAAGAAACCCCGCACCCGGGGTGTGGTTCGGCCTGGGGATGATGGGCATTATCGGATGGTCCGTCTCGGTCCCCACTCTTCTTGGCGCTGGCCTCGGAATATGGCTCGACAGCCGCCGCGGGGATGCCCGTTCGTGGACCCTCGCTCTCCTCGTGGCGGGGCTTGGGGTCGGGTGCATGAATGCCTGGTTCTGGGTTTCCCGGGAGCGAAATGCCATGGAGGAGGAAGAGCGAAATGACGGGAACTGACGTGCTGATGCTGATCCTTGTTTTCGCAGCCGGGGTGCTGCTGGGAGTGGTTTTCTTCGGAGGTTTGCGGTGGACTGTCCTGCGGGGGATCGGGTCTCCTCGTCCCGCACTGTGGTTTTTCGGCAGCTTTCTCGTGCGGATGGTCTTTCTTCTTACAGCACTTTTCTGCCTTTCGGGGGGGGCCTGGATTCGGCTGCTCCTTCTCGGTGCGGGAATTCTTCTCGCCCGAAGCCTTGTTCTGCGATGGACACGATCCCCGGGGAAGGAAAGTCTCCCGGAACAGGAGGTACTTCATGCGCCTCAGCCCTGATGCCATCATTTTCTGGCAGTCCGGCTTTTTTAAAATCAACGCCACGCTCGTCTTCACGTGGGTCATCATGGCTGTGCTTACGGCGGGTTCCATGCTGATCACCTCTCGTCTCTCCACCGGCCTGACCCGGTCCCGTTGGCAGAATATCCTCGAGATGATCGTGACGGCCATCAAAGAACAGATCCGTGAGGCAGGTCTTGCCGATCCTGAAATATACCTTCCCTTTCTCGGCACGATTTTTCTTTTCGTTGCCGCGTCCGCCCTCTTCACTATTCTCCCCGGCTTTGAGCCCCCGACGGGATCACTCTCCACCACAGCGGCCCTTGCACTGCTGGTTTTCGCTGCAGTTCCCCTCTTCGGCATAAAGAAACAGGGGATGAGGAGGTATCTGAAAACGTATATGGAACCGACGGCTGTCATGCTGCCCTTCAACATTATCGGTGAGATATCTCGGACACTGGCTCTGGCCGTCCGTCTCTTCGGAAACATGATGAGCGGCG from Aminivibrio pyruvatiphilus includes these protein-coding regions:
- a CDS encoding F0F1 ATP synthase subunit epsilon, with product MKQTVMTMKILLPFQVFEERTDVTNIVAETSAGSFGILPRRLDCVASIVPGILIYETAGGEEKYAALDEGVLVKTGLEVFLSVRRAHGGDNLEALQRSVEEEFLDMDESEKSVRRVLARLETGIIRKFVTLSNE
- a CDS encoding AtpZ/AtpI family protein is translated as MNESKPGKKTGMEEDFARQVGEKARRKLHARRNPAPGVWFGLGMMGIIGWSVSVPTLLGAGLGIWLDSRRGDARSWTLALLVAGLGVGCMNAWFWVSRERNAMEEEERNDGN
- a CDS encoding F0F1 ATP synthase subunit A, coding for MRLSPDAIIFWQSGFFKINATLVFTWVIMAVLTAGSMLITSRLSTGLTRSRWQNILEMIVTAIKEQIREAGLADPEIYLPFLGTIFLFVAASALFTILPGFEPPTGSLSTTAALALLVFAAVPLFGIKKQGMRRYLKTYMEPTAVMLPFNIIGEISRTLALAVRLFGNMMSGGMIVGILLTITPFLFPAVMTLLGLLTGMVQAYIFTILAAVYIAAATQAQKHSRHREEEASA
- a CDS encoding ATP synthase subunit I — its product is MTGTDVLMLILVFAAGVLLGVVFFGGLRWTVLRGIGSPRPALWFFGSFLVRMVFLLTALFCLSGGAWIRLLLLGAGILLARSLVLRWTRSPGKESLPEQEVLHAPQP